The Mugil cephalus isolate CIBA_MC_2020 chromosome 19, CIBA_Mcephalus_1.1, whole genome shotgun sequence genome has a window encoding:
- the esm1 gene encoding endothelial cell-specific molecule 1 — MRKLTRGKPCAKQTCPSLITMQPDEPQVTSLKSHRGAPLLFSPLPLDRSPETDRSASSSPPDFHPVMSFLLITVLSSLVVHDAAGAWGANVKYAVNCPDRCNAERCGGTQRCARTVLDDCGCCQVCAAGRGEHCYRTVSGMHGVKCGPGLFCEFYKDEDDYGDEYGICKDCHYGTYGVECRKTCNCKGGICDRETGACLNLTFFAKIASKLKTEPQAGGEVGSGEVGASQNTAQHTNRSTSPKRLNPR; from the exons ATGAGGAAACTGACGAGGGGCAAGCcatgtgcaaaacaaacttgTCCATCGCTGATAACCATGCAACCTGATGAACCACAGGTCACTTCACTCAAGTCTCACAGAGGTGCTCCGCTCCTCTTCTCGCCTCTTCCCTTAGACCGCTCACCTGAAACAGACCGCAGCGCTTCCTCGAGCCCTCCGGACTTTCATCCAGTCATGTCCTTTCTGCTCATCACGGTGCTGTCCTCTCTGGTGGTGCATGATGCTGCCGGGGCGTGGGGCGCCAATGTGAAATACGCGGTGAACTGCCCGGACAGATGCAACGCGGAGCGGTGCGGCGGGACGCAGCGGTGCGCACGGACGGTCCTGGATGACTGCGGCTGTTGCCAGGTCTGTGCAGCCGGCAGAGGGGAGCACTGCTACCGCACGGTGTCGGGGATGCACGGGGTGAAGTGCGGACCGGGGTTGTTCTGCGAGTTCTACAAGGACGAGGACGATTACGGAGACGAATATGGGATCTGCAAAG ACTGTCACTACGGGACCTATGGGGTTGAGTGCCGTAAGACGTGCAACTGCAAAGGAGGCATATGTGACAGGGAGACTGGAGCTTGTCTCAACCTCACCTTCTTTGCCAAAATTGCCAGCAAGCTCAAGACTGAGCCTCAagcag GGGGCGAGGTGGGCTCGGGAGAAGTCGGCGCTTCCCAGAACACTGCccagcacacaaacagatcCACTTCTCCGAAGCGGCTCAACCCTCGCTGA